In a genomic window of Mageeibacillus indolicus UPII9-5:
- a CDS encoding DUF6061 family protein, whose translation MGTFDDLIYNGLLTYAVIVLNGNPEAYLKSVTEYKPLD comes from the coding sequence GTGGGCACGTTTGACGATCTGATCTACAATGGCCTGCTGACGTATGCCGTCATCGTTTTGAATGGTAACCCGGAGGCGTATCTCAAATCTGTTACTGAGTACAAGCCTTTGGACTAA
- a CDS encoding RelA/SpoT family protein — MVNASERAAIENDFKSFLHQYELYSNTTDNSKLEKAFEYAFQAHIDQRRQTGEPYITHPLTVATILLELEVDQATLVAALLHDTVEDTGTTLEDIADRFGDDVAALVDGVTKLEKIRFSSKEELQAENFRKMFLAMAKDIRVVLIKLADRLHNMRTLKTMREDKQKRIAQETLDIYAPLAHRLGIYKWKWELEDLCLRYLDRTAYYELVGAIAQRREERERYLQEIIIDLQKTVAEMGINAEIEGRPKHFYSIYRKMEKKHKSLDQIFDLFACRVIVDTVVDCYTVLGLVHDRFRPIPGRFKDYIATPKPNMYQSLHTTVFGPKGVPFEIQIRTFEMHRVAEYGIAAHYRYKEGKTGPARPGSKESANDTKLAWLRQLLDWQKDMKDAGEFMEGLRNGLIEDEVFVFTPRGDVICLPIGATPIDFAYNIHSGIGNRMYGARINSRIAPIDTELKNGDIVEILTSDKVHGPSRDWLNVVRSSSARSKINQWFKKEMRDENVQQGKAIFERELKKTGFTSHQLMKHEFIDTMLQKNHFNALDDMFAAIGFGGFSATKAIPKLRDEYIRSLPPDERLKYGYRVNSNGQVVPDQVTATISEAQVTSNNKDVKHKRKLNDLGIIVKGMDNCLVHLSRCCNPVVGDAIIGYITRGKGVAVHRRICPNISKLLSNACLNSIEAERASRLIECSWSNDETAGTYTVNVKILARDRSHLLSDITCAIAEEKVEIVGGSLSAVKDVTATLFFSLEVKDAIQCDRVFGRIKAIRDVMEIHRI, encoded by the coding sequence ATGGTCAATGCAAGTGAACGAGCAGCGATAGAGAATGATTTCAAATCATTTTTACATCAATATGAGCTTTATAGTAATACTACCGATAATTCTAAGCTTGAAAAGGCTTTTGAGTATGCGTTTCAAGCTCACATAGATCAACGGCGGCAAACGGGTGAACCATATATCACTCATCCGCTGACTGTAGCTACGATTTTGCTTGAACTGGAAGTGGACCAGGCGACTTTGGTTGCTGCATTGCTTCACGATACGGTTGAAGACACCGGCACCACTTTAGAAGATATAGCCGATCGTTTTGGGGATGACGTGGCCGCCCTGGTTGACGGCGTTACCAAGTTGGAAAAAATACGTTTTTCCTCCAAAGAGGAGCTGCAAGCGGAAAATTTTCGCAAAATGTTCCTTGCCATGGCTAAAGACATTCGAGTAGTTCTGATCAAGCTTGCCGACCGTTTGCATAACATGCGTACGTTGAAGACAATGCGCGAAGATAAACAAAAGCGCATTGCGCAAGAAACTCTGGACATTTACGCACCATTGGCGCATCGCTTAGGCATTTACAAATGGAAATGGGAATTGGAAGATCTGTGCTTGCGTTATTTGGATCGTACGGCATATTACGAATTGGTTGGAGCAATTGCGCAGCGGCGTGAAGAGCGTGAGCGCTATCTACAGGAAATAATTATAGATTTGCAAAAAACTGTCGCTGAAATGGGGATCAATGCTGAAATCGAAGGCCGTCCCAAACATTTCTACAGTATTTATCGAAAGATGGAAAAGAAACACAAGTCACTCGATCAGATTTTCGATCTATTTGCCTGTCGCGTGATTGTCGATACGGTTGTTGATTGTTATACCGTCCTTGGCTTGGTGCACGATCGTTTCCGCCCTATTCCGGGAAGATTTAAGGACTACATAGCCACTCCTAAACCGAATATGTACCAATCTTTGCATACAACCGTTTTCGGGCCTAAAGGAGTGCCGTTTGAGATTCAGATCCGTACTTTCGAAATGCATCGGGTAGCTGAATACGGTATAGCCGCTCACTACCGCTATAAAGAGGGGAAGACGGGTCCGGCTCGCCCCGGCAGCAAAGAAAGTGCCAATGATACGAAATTGGCTTGGTTGCGGCAGCTCCTAGACTGGCAAAAGGATATGAAAGATGCCGGCGAATTTATGGAGGGATTGCGCAACGGTCTGATAGAAGATGAAGTCTTTGTTTTTACGCCGCGTGGTGATGTAATATGTCTGCCAATCGGCGCGACACCGATAGATTTTGCCTACAATATTCACAGCGGCATCGGAAATCGCATGTACGGAGCCAGAATCAATAGCCGCATCGCTCCTATTGATACGGAGCTGAAAAACGGCGACATCGTGGAGATTCTTACTTCTGATAAAGTACATGGGCCTAGCCGGGATTGGCTGAATGTTGTGCGTAGCTCGTCCGCACGTTCTAAAATTAATCAATGGTTTAAAAAGGAAATGCGCGATGAAAATGTCCAGCAAGGCAAGGCAATTTTTGAACGCGAGCTTAAAAAAACCGGCTTTACATCGCATCAGCTGATGAAACATGAGTTCATTGACACCATGCTGCAAAAAAATCATTTCAACGCTTTGGATGACATGTTTGCAGCCATAGGATTCGGCGGTTTTTCTGCAACCAAGGCCATCCCTAAATTGCGTGACGAATATATCCGCAGCCTTCCCCCCGATGAACGCCTTAAATACGGCTATCGGGTCAACTCCAATGGTCAGGTTGTGCCGGATCAGGTTACCGCGACAATCAGTGAAGCTCAAGTAACTAGCAATAACAAAGATGTTAAGCACAAGCGGAAGTTGAATGATTTAGGAATTATTGTTAAAGGTATGGACAATTGCTTGGTTCATTTATCCCGCTGCTGCAACCCGGTAGTCGGCGATGCGATTATCGGTTACATTACAAGGGGTAAGGGGGTCGCTGTGCATCGGCGAATTTGCCCTAACATAAGCAAGCTTTTGAGTAATGCCTGTCTTAACTCAATAGAAGCCGAACGTGCGTCGCGTTTGATTGAATGCAGTTGGAGCAATGATGAAACGGCTGGGACTTATACAGTCAATGTGAAAATTTTGGCGCGGGATCGTTCGCATCTCCTGTCGGATATCACCTGTGCGATAGCGGAAGAAAAGGTTGAGATCGTCGGCGGTTCGCTAAGTGCAGTCAAAGATGTTACGGCAACGCTGTTTTTCAGTCTCGAAGTTAAAGATGCCATACAGTGTGATCGTGTGTTCGGGCGAATTAAGGCGATTCGTGATGTGATGGAGATCCATCGAATATAG
- a CDS encoding GNAT family N-acetyltransferase produces the protein MDPITVNENIKLIPYFENYETTLKWYEDKDVCKQVDNIDFLYDVERLKKMYNYLNTHGKLFYIEYKNGLVGDISLTDDNEIAIVVCKEFQNKHIGRNCVEKILELAKENGLKSVTATIYAFNDQSRKMFETVGFKQIDEEVFVYEL, from the coding sequence ATGGACCCAATTACCGTAAATGAAAACATAAAACTGATCCCTTATTTTGAAAATTATGAAACTACTTTGAAGTGGTACGAAGATAAAGATGTATGCAAACAAGTCGACAACATTGATTTCTTATACGATGTTGAAAGGCTAAAAAAAATGTACAACTATTTGAATACTCATGGAAAATTGTTCTATATTGAATATAAAAATGGATTAGTGGGAGATATTTCCTTGACAGATGACAATGAAATAGCAATAGTTGTGTGCAAAGAATTTCAAAACAAACACATCGGGCGAAATTGTGTCGAAAAAATTTTGGAATTAGCAAAAGAAAATGGCTTAAAATCAGTCACGGCAACTATCTACGCTTTTAATGATCAAAGCAGAAAAATGTTTGAAACTGTAGGCTTTAAGCAAATCGACGAAGAAGTATTTGTATACGAATTATAA
- a CDS encoding sulfide/dihydroorotate dehydrogenase-like FAD/NAD-binding protein, whose protein sequence is MFKIAERRDLNENVVLMKIEAPLIARKAKAGQFIIFRTDEFGERIPLTVADTDPEKGTVTIIFQKAGEGTRLLATKKAGECIADFVGPLGRPSELEGYKRACVIGGGVGNAIAYPSAKALHNLGAHVDVIAGFRNKDIVILEDEMRAISDNLYITTDDGSYGEKGFVTDKLRSLIEGGANYDLVIAIGPVIMMKFICDITKEYGIKTLVSLNPIMIDGTGMCGGCRVTVGGKVKFACVDGPEFDGHEVDFKSLMSRNKFYRQQEMERDHQCRIGINHA, encoded by the coding sequence ATGTTTAAAATCGCTGAGCGAAGAGATTTGAATGAAAATGTAGTGTTGATGAAGATAGAAGCCCCGCTAATTGCGCGAAAAGCCAAAGCCGGGCAGTTTATTATCTTCAGGACAGATGAATTTGGAGAAAGAATTCCTCTGACCGTCGCGGATACCGATCCGGAAAAGGGTACGGTAACGATAATTTTCCAAAAAGCGGGTGAAGGAACGCGCCTGCTGGCAACCAAAAAAGCCGGAGAATGTATAGCCGATTTTGTCGGTCCGTTGGGACGCCCTTCTGAACTCGAAGGCTACAAACGTGCCTGTGTTATCGGAGGCGGTGTGGGTAACGCCATTGCTTATCCCTCAGCCAAAGCATTGCACAATTTGGGGGCGCACGTTGACGTAATTGCCGGTTTCCGAAATAAAGATATAGTTATTTTGGAAGATGAGATGAGGGCAATTTCAGATAATTTATATATAACTACCGATGACGGAAGTTACGGTGAAAAAGGCTTTGTTACCGACAAGCTGCGCAGTTTGATTGAAGGCGGAGCTAATTACGACTTGGTAATCGCCATCGGCCCGGTTATCATGATGAAGTTTATCTGCGACATTACCAAAGAATATGGAATAAAAACTTTAGTATCCTTGAATCCTATCATGATTGATGGAACCGGTATGTGCGGCGGTTGCCGCGTGACCGTCGGCGGCAAAGTCAAGTTTGCATGCGTTGACGGACCGGAGTTCGACGGCCATGAAGTAGACTTTAAGTCTTTGATGAGCCGTAACAAATTTTATCGTCAACAAGAAATGGAACGTGACCACCAATGCCGAATCGGCATCAATCACGCTTAA
- a CDS encoding class I SAM-dependent methyltransferase: MDFEQLAKIEKESERVNRTYDIFNEDARLNHSKAARVEFLTTVHYIEKYLKDGDKILDIGAGAGEYSLYFARKGYEVSALELADANIVAFKKKLTPEDKIDLVQGNALDLSRYADKSFDIVLLFGPLYHLKNDADKQKCISEAKRVCKDGGKIFFAFISNDFVFLTEFGYDVNYFSNGDYDKETFKLNDFPFVFHTVGAARKLLADGGINILHEVASDGASELLAARINEMSDEDYTQYLRYHFYICEKPELLGMTNHLLFMGEKK, from the coding sequence ATGGACTTTGAACAACTTGCAAAAATAGAAAAAGAGAGTGAACGTGTAAACAGAACCTACGATATATTCAACGAAGATGCAAGGCTCAATCATTCCAAAGCCGCACGAGTTGAATTTTTGACTACCGTTCACTACATAGAAAAATATTTGAAAGATGGCGACAAGATACTCGACATTGGCGCAGGTGCAGGTGAATACAGCCTCTACTTTGCTCGTAAGGGTTATGAAGTCTCGGCTCTTGAACTTGCCGATGCCAATATTGTCGCATTCAAAAAGAAACTGACACCCGAAGATAAAATCGATCTTGTTCAAGGCAATGCCCTTGACCTCTCTCGATATGCAGATAAGTCGTTTGATATTGTCCTTCTGTTCGGCCCGCTTTATCATTTGAAAAATGATGCGGACAAACAGAAATGTATCAGCGAAGCAAAGCGTGTCTGCAAGGACGGCGGCAAGATCTTCTTCGCTTTTATTTCCAACGATTTTGTTTTCCTTACCGAGTTCGGATACGATGTGAATTATTTCAGCAACGGTGATTACGATAAGGAAACATTCAAGCTCAACGACTTTCCGTTTGTGTTTCATACGGTTGGTGCTGCGAGAAAACTTCTTGCAGATGGCGGTATAAATATCTTACACGAGGTTGCATCCGACGGAGCAAGCGAGCTTTTGGCGGCAAGGATCAACGAAATGAGCGACGAGGACTATACGCAGTATCTTCGCTATCACTTCTACATCTGCGAAAAGCCGGAACTGCTTGGTATGACCAATCACTTGCTGTTCATGGGAGAAAAGAAATGA
- a CDS encoding plasmid mobilization protein has translation MPDNRNRKRPIQVKFFVDEKEQALIKKKMEHAGIENMSAYIRKMVIDGYVVKLDMPELRELTLRMKSISNSENQIAKRVNSIGNIYESDIEEIKKNQEEIYEGIRLTSRELHGSFFCYGKAI, from the coding sequence ATGCCAGATAACAGAAATCGCAAACGACCGATACAGGTAAAGTTCTTTGTAGATGAAAAAGAGCAAGCTCTGATAAAAAAGAAAATGGAGCATGCTGGCATTGAAAACATGAGTGCCTATATCCGCAAAATGGTAATCGACGGATACGTCGTGAAATTGGATATGCCTGAACTCCGTGAGCTGACACTCAGAATGAAAAGCATCTCCAACAGCGAAAACCAAATTGCCAAGCGTGTCAATTCCATCGGCAATATTTACGAATCAGATATTGAGGAAATCAAAAAGAACCAGGAAGAAATCTATGAGGGAATCCGACTTACCAGCAGGGAGCTTCATGGCAGCTTTTTTTGCTATGGTAAAGCTATTTGA
- the gltA gene encoding NADPH-dependent glutamate synthase: MINRSMTKVPMPEQDPLVRNKNFAEVSTGYTEEMAVEEAQRCLNCRHRPCVDGCPVNVKIPEFIKLITEGEFEAAYQKICETNGLPAVCGRVCPQESQCESRCVRGKKGESVGIGRLERFSADYHRLNVEDNLTPPPCNGHKVAILGAGPSGLTCARDLAQKGYKVTIFEAFHTPGGVLVYGIPEFRLPKAIVQREIENLKKLGVEICLDMVIGRILTIDELIHEMGYEAVFIGTGAGLPSFMNIPGESLIGVYSANEYLTRTNLMKAYDQAHYHTPIRHSKNVAVIGGGNVAMDAARSAIRLGAEKVYIVYRRSEEEMPARREEVHHAKEEQIIFRNLCNPVRIIGNENDEVVGMEIIKMQLGEPDASGRRRPIPIEGSNEIIDVDTVIVSIGTTPNPLIKHTTPDLDTNKWGCFNVNDSMKTSRDGVYAGGDAVTGAATVIQAMGAGKKAAVAIDEFLQSGGRAK; encoded by the coding sequence ATGATTAATCGTTCCATGACCAAAGTACCGATGCCGGAACAAGATCCGCTGGTACGCAACAAAAATTTTGCTGAAGTTTCTACCGGCTACACAGAAGAAATGGCTGTTGAAGAAGCGCAGCGTTGCTTAAACTGTCGTCACCGTCCTTGCGTGGATGGGTGCCCGGTAAATGTAAAGATTCCAGAATTTATCAAATTAATTACTGAAGGTGAGTTCGAAGCCGCTTATCAGAAGATATGCGAAACCAACGGTTTGCCGGCGGTCTGCGGCCGTGTTTGCCCACAGGAAAGCCAATGCGAAAGCCGTTGTGTTCGAGGCAAGAAAGGCGAGTCTGTCGGCATCGGTCGTTTGGAACGCTTTTCGGCCGACTATCACCGCCTTAATGTAGAAGACAACCTGACCCCGCCACCGTGCAACGGACACAAAGTTGCGATTCTCGGTGCCGGACCATCCGGTTTGACCTGCGCACGTGATTTGGCGCAAAAAGGTTACAAGGTAACCATATTTGAGGCCTTCCATACCCCAGGTGGCGTTTTGGTTTACGGCATCCCTGAATTCCGTCTTCCTAAAGCGATCGTGCAGCGCGAAATCGAAAATCTAAAAAAATTAGGCGTGGAAATTTGTTTGGATATGGTTATCGGACGGATTCTTACGATAGATGAATTGATACACGAAATGGGCTATGAAGCGGTGTTCATAGGTACCGGTGCCGGTCTACCTTCATTTATGAATATCCCAGGTGAGTCACTCATCGGTGTATATTCGGCCAATGAATATTTGACTCGAACCAACTTAATGAAAGCATACGACCAGGCACACTACCATACACCTATCCGCCATAGCAAAAATGTAGCAGTTATCGGTGGCGGAAACGTTGCCATGGACGCGGCTCGTTCAGCAATCCGTCTGGGAGCTGAGAAAGTTTACATCGTTTATCGTCGTTCAGAGGAAGAAATGCCGGCTCGTCGTGAGGAAGTACATCACGCCAAAGAAGAGCAGATCATTTTCAGAAATTTGTGTAACCCAGTGCGAATCATCGGCAACGAGAATGATGAGGTCGTCGGTATGGAAATAATTAAAATGCAATTAGGCGAACCTGATGCTTCCGGCCGCCGTCGCCCTATTCCGATTGAGGGGTCAAATGAAATAATTGATGTTGATACCGTAATCGTTTCAATCGGGACCACGCCCAATCCGTTGATTAAACATACAACGCCTGACCTTGATACAAACAAGTGGGGTTGCTTTAACGTCAATGATTCGATGAAAACGTCAAGAGACGGAGTTTATGCCGGCGGTGATGCGGTAACCGGAGCTGCAACCGTAATTCAAGCGATGGGTGCCGGAAAAAAAGCTGCCGTGGCCATAGACGAATTTTTGCAAAGTGGCGGACGAGCGAAATAA
- a CDS encoding GNAT family N-acetyltransferase: protein MTKIQYENLTIRQAEVADAKQLAAWWNDGAVMAHAGFPNGLGTTEEEIIERFGNGCMVIEESDRLIGECNYRNIADGVAEIGIKICETDYQNRGVGRKVLSMLIGWLFRNGYSKIVLDTNLTNTRAQHVYESLGFRKVRTNIDSWKDQLGQLQSSVDYELVEKDFVSYE from the coding sequence ATGACCAAAATCCAATATGAAAACTTAACCATCCGTCAAGCCGAGGTTGCGGATGCGAAGCAGCTTGCCGCTTGGTGGAATGATGGTGCTGTGATGGCACATGCAGGCTTTCCTAACGGCTTGGGAACAACCGAGGAAGAAATTATTGAAAGATTTGGCAACGGTTGCATGGTCATTGAGGAAAGCGACCGTCTGATCGGTGAGTGCAATTACCGTAACATAGCGGACGGTGTTGCAGAAATCGGCATTAAGATCTGCGAAACCGATTATCAGAACCGTGGTGTCGGAAGAAAGGTTTTGAGTATGCTGATCGGTTGGCTATTCAGAAATGGCTATTCCAAAATCGTCCTCGATACCAACTTAACAAACACAAGAGCGCAGCACGTTTACGAATCACTTGGTTTCCGCAAGGTGAGAACCAATATTGATTCTTGGAAAGATCAGCTTGGTCAGCTTCAATCATCGGTCGATTATGAGTTGGTTGAAAAGGATTTTGTCAGTTATGAGTGA
- a CDS encoding ATP-binding cassette domain-containing protein, translating to MINKIIKKSRKYIILQIFFSILSTIAIAIIPILHKSLIDNVIPQSSFIYLKKIFICYLIAILLYLLFTFLSEKFVWRTAIDFENRMQKIIFSRFTELSYDKFSSKKTEEYYAILTKNITQIEQDYLTPKISLLKSIFSILIYGTITFVHNRLIFFIIVILSLAVVFIPKIFKGKLKSFASIYIKQNEKYANIVNELLRAFDMIDSKVKKSFNKKFSDETTLLSYKRLAYGSVKIVSNLASGGLIMILEMLVLIISVYFSMINIISIGEVVMFFSYSKSFTDPLIEILYCINAINSTEDIRKDLNEFLNQEYTDVKTIDLFINKRLILDNVEVAYPEKKYIYNCEFREGGKYIIFGESGSGKSTLLKLLAGKISNNVKVTPAFNYSIDEISYLSQEQIIFSDDFYSNVTLYGAYNYNNIFSDWNYEDKYSNREDVSLMSGGEKQYIKIIRSLIQNKKLLLLDEPTTGMDDTTAKKIMESLSKSRNTIIVVTHNISIIDKNKWSLLNIDTVRKIA from the coding sequence ATGATTAATAAAATAATAAAAAAGTCTAGGAAATATATTATATTACAAATATTTTTCTCTATACTATCGACTATAGCTATAGCAATAATTCCTATATTACATAAAAGTTTAATAGACAATGTAATTCCACAATCATCTTTTATTTATTTGAAAAAAATATTTATATGTTATTTGATTGCAATTTTACTCTATCTATTATTTACTTTTTTGTCAGAAAAATTTGTTTGGCGTACAGCGATAGACTTTGAAAATAGAATGCAAAAGATAATTTTTTCGAGGTTTACAGAGTTAAGTTATGATAAATTTTCTAGTAAAAAGACAGAAGAATATTATGCAATATTGACCAAAAATATTACGCAAATTGAACAAGATTATTTAACACCTAAAATATCTTTGCTTAAATCAATATTTTCAATTTTAATATATGGAACAATAACATTTGTTCATAATAGATTAATATTTTTTATCATTGTTATATTATCTTTAGCTGTTGTATTTATTCCGAAAATCTTTAAAGGAAAGCTTAAATCTTTTGCATCTATATATATTAAGCAAAATGAAAAGTATGCTAATATAGTCAATGAATTGTTAAGAGCTTTTGATATGATTGATTCTAAAGTTAAAAAGTCATTTAATAAAAAATTTTCAGACGAGACAACTTTATTAAGTTACAAAAGATTAGCTTATGGATCAGTTAAAATAGTTAGTAATCTGGCATCAGGTGGTCTAATAATGATTCTGGAAATGCTTGTATTAATTATATCAGTATATTTCTCTATGATAAATATTATTAGTATAGGTGAAGTAGTGATGTTCTTTTCATATTCTAAGTCATTTACAGATCCTTTAATAGAAATTTTATATTGTATTAATGCTATTAATAGTACAGAAGATATCAGAAAAGACCTAAATGAATTTCTTAATCAAGAATATACAGATGTTAAGACGATTGATTTGTTCATTAATAAAAGATTGATTTTGGATAATGTTGAAGTTGCTTATCCTGAAAAGAAATATATTTATAACTGCGAATTTAGAGAAGGTGGTAAATATATTATTTTTGGGGAGAGCGGATCAGGTAAATCTACATTATTGAAATTATTAGCTGGAAAGATATCTAATAATGTGAAGGTTACTCCCGCTTTTAATTATTCGATTGATGAAATTTCTTATTTATCTCAAGAACAAATAATTTTTTCGGATGATTTTTATAGTAATGTAACATTGTATGGTGCATATAATTATAATAATATTTTTTCAGATTGGAATTATGAAGATAAATACAGCAACAGAGAAGATGTATCATTAATGAGTGGTGGAGAGAAACAATATATAAAAATAATAAGAAGCTTAATACAGAACAAAAAATTACTATTACTAGATGAACCAACTACAGGAATGGATGATACGACAGCAAAAAAGATAATGGAATCTTTATCAAAGTCAAGAAATACTATTATTGTAGTTACACATAACATTTCAATAATTGATAAAAACAAATGGTCATTGTTGAATATAGATACGGTGAGGAAAATAGCATGA
- a CDS encoding ribonuclease J translates to MQDTTPPKRGVSIKERIKRTATGRKPAHSFSAASTQVTTATGSVTEAGGRFIGKTRTKSADRGNVKSVNEFIGKTTAKPAAKLAAKPAGKATTKHAAKLAAKPTGKPVPKTTAKRKHVVRHPESVISSKSQITPLTTQSEQSKTSTLKIYIPDSAASSAAKTTESTAVKSKNKTVQPKSRTARSGRNKQNQRPTPANKLTSEQTITPATFTASQLPAIRENIWSSLDIARSEPHYSPSFKALRMRKGTSLNLKSEADKAKPKTKVKALRVIPLSGLCEVGRNMTVLEYGNDMIIIDCGVSFPDDSHPGIDSIIPNMEYVFKNVHKLRGVFITHGHEDHIGALSWLMEKIDAPVYATPLPIELIRYKLEDRGIKGKDKLLRTVHDGDVIKAGCLSVEYIHVNHSIADACALAIRTPIGTVIHTGDFKIDYTPINGGVIDLPRLASIGSEGVLLLLCESTNIERAGFSPSEKVVGETFAGIFAEATGRVIVATFSSNVYRIQQIIDAAERHNRKVALIGRSMQNVFRAADSLGYIKRRADTIIDLANVDNYAPEELVIITTGSQGEPLAALTRMAFDEHRKVEINPSDTIIISATPIPGNEKPIYRVINELYKKGAKVIYSSLAHIHVSGHAYREEIKLIHELLRPKYFIPVHGEYRMLHLHAELAHEIGQPWDTIFILNNGDICQITENDAKIVGSFNAEPVLIDGKSATTLDNNVLESRKILAEEGIIVISLCVNKATQTLAAAPAIQTRGFVYQSDLSDIESETTALIHRYIKKVVNNNKPLADMLRSHQFRDQLYSLFYEKTSRRPIVLVSVLEV, encoded by the coding sequence ATGCAAGATACCACTCCTCCCAAAAGGGGCGTGTCAATTAAAGAACGCATCAAAAGAACCGCCACCGGTCGTAAGCCTGCACACAGTTTTTCTGCTGCCAGCACGCAAGTGACGACGGCCACCGGATCTGTTACTGAGGCCGGGGGCAGATTCATCGGCAAAACACGCACTAAGTCTGCCGACAGAGGCAACGTCAAGTCTGTCAATGAATTTATCGGCAAAACCACCGCCAAGCCGGCAGCCAAACTTGCCGCCAAACCTGCCGGCAAAGCCACCACCAAGCATGCAGCCAAACTTGCCGCCAAACCTACCGGCAAACCTGTGCCCAAAACCACCGCCAAAAGAAAACACGTGGTTCGCCACCCTGAATCGGTTATATCATCAAAATCACAGATAACACCTTTGACCACTCAATCTGAGCAAAGCAAAACATCGACACTAAAAATATACATACCAGATTCAGCAGCTTCTTCTGCCGCCAAAACGACTGAGTCTACTGCGGTTAAGAGCAAAAACAAAACAGTTCAGCCAAAAAGCAGAACTGCCAGATCAGGCCGTAATAAACAAAATCAACGGCCAACTCCAGCCAATAAGCTGACCTCGGAGCAAACTATCACCCCAGCCACATTTACAGCTTCCCAACTGCCAGCGATACGTGAAAACATCTGGTCGAGCTTAGATATCGCCCGCTCCGAGCCACACTACTCACCGTCTTTTAAAGCCCTACGCATGCGCAAAGGAACATCCCTGAATTTGAAATCCGAAGCCGACAAAGCAAAGCCCAAAACCAAAGTAAAGGCCTTGCGTGTAATTCCATTAAGCGGTTTATGCGAAGTAGGTCGTAACATGACCGTACTTGAATACGGCAACGATATGATAATCATTGACTGCGGCGTTTCCTTTCCTGACGATTCGCATCCGGGTATTGACTCCATCATTCCCAACATGGAGTACGTCTTCAAAAACGTGCACAAATTGCGCGGCGTTTTTATTACTCACGGGCATGAAGATCATATCGGAGCATTGAGTTGGCTCATGGAAAAAATTGACGCACCGGTGTATGCTACGCCATTACCGATTGAACTGATCCGCTACAAGCTGGAAGATCGCGGCATTAAAGGCAAAGACAAGTTGTTACGCACTGTCCATGACGGCGACGTCATCAAGGCCGGCTGTTTATCGGTAGAATACATTCATGTCAACCACAGCATTGCCGATGCCTGTGCGTTGGCGATAAGAACACCTATTGGTACGGTAATTCATACCGGCGACTTCAAAATCGACTACACGCCCATTAACGGTGGGGTAATCGATCTGCCGCGTCTGGCCTCCATCGGTTCAGAAGGGGTCCTGCTGCTGCTTTGCGAAAGTACCAATATTGAACGGGCTGGTTTCTCGCCGTCCGAAAAAGTTGTCGGCGAAACATTTGCCGGGATTTTTGCCGAAGCTACCGGACGGGTAATCGTAGCGACTTTTTCTTCCAACGTATACAGAATTCAGCAGATCATAGATGCCGCCGAGCGTCACAACCGCAAAGTTGCTTTAATCGGGCGGTCCATGCAAAATGTTTTCCGCGCTGCCGACTCTCTCGGATATATAAAGCGTCGTGCCGACACCATAATCGATTTGGCCAATGTCGATAACTACGCGCCGGAGGAATTGGTCATAATCACTACCGGAAGTCAAGGTGAGCCGCTGGCCGCCTTAACAAGAATGGCCTTTGATGAGCATCGCAAAGTTGAAATAAATCCCAGCGACACGATTATTATCTCAGCCACCCCAATTCCCGGCAACGAAAAGCCGATTTATCGGGTAATTAACGAGCTATATAAAAAAGGTGCCAAAGTTATTTATTCCAGTTTGGCACATATTCATGTTTCCGGACACGCTTATCGTGAAGAGATAAAATTGATTCACGAATTATTGCGGCCAAAGTATTTTATCCCGGTGCACGGGGAATATCGTATGCTTCATTTGCACGCTGAATTGGCGCATGAAATTGGTCAACCTTGGGACACAATATTCATCTTGAACAATGGCGACATTTGTCAGATAACCGAAAACGACGCTAAAATCGTTGGTTCCTTCAACGCCGAGCCGGTGTTGATCGACGGGAAATCGGCAACCACGCTTGACAATAATGTACTGGAGTCGCGCAAAATTTTGGCGGAAGAAGGAATTATCGTCATCTCATTGTGCGTCAACAAGGCAACGCAAACTTTGGCCGCCGCTCCAGCGATTCAGACCCGAGGTTTCGTTTATCAAAGTGATTTATCCGACATCGAAAGTGAAACTACTGCTTTGATTCATCGCTATATAAAAAAGGTCGTAAATAATAATAAACCGTTAGCCGATATGTTGCGCAGTCATCAATTCCGCGATCAACTTTATTCTCTGTTCTACGAGAAAACCTCACGGCGGCCTATTGTGTTGGTCTCAGTTTTGGAAGTGTGA